A single window of Plasmodium malariae genome assembly, chromosome: 8 DNA harbors:
- the PmUG01_08019000 gene encoding conserved Plasmodium protein, unknown function, which produces MILKNCSIRYISNEMKSLPKPPAGTGVVFHGKLQQVKYAISFPSYIFIIFSGFMGAMSGNFFYKKFILRKNPPNPLRDPNDLPPEKHPHTPEDD; this is translated from the exons ATGATTTTg AAGAATTGTTCCATTCGTTATATATCAAATGAAATGAAGTCCCTTCCTAAACCT CCAGCTGGAACGGGGGTAGTATTTCATGGAAAATTACAACAAGTTAAGTACGCCATTAGTTTTccaagttatatttttataatattctcTGGGTTTATGGGAGCAATGTCtgggaattttttttacaaaaaatttattttaaggaAAAACCCTCCAAAT CCTTTGAGAGACCCAAACGATTTACCACCAGAAAAGCATCCACACACGCCTGAAGAtgattag
- the PmUG01_08018900 gene encoding conserved Plasmodium protein, unknown function yields the protein MENSARHSVDIKSEDFVVLIALQNLQTFIMIGYTAVNKVHLNFDFSYLWALCVGTILFIYSLISFVIIRTFVFSKLDIGKYVLELLFCVSIIVTCSLSIIIDSFKIANMQLLFFSFALTGCAYYNLITLFFFSVSIGILIQYNLNIDGFDLDINSLFFTDLFSYILQIIGGNILYFRMYDLCYLIVLSKKNPCKYVVASKEVKQLEKQIFTSLLNSYMCIKPKTSSDLMCTNYFLNKENSSIIDGDMKVKPNRSITYLDKLNKKKTLLTSTYNNSGIYNNNNNSNINNIRSLSNFGGNKRTNSYVKKFKLSNTLSLKRNTYLNRNNNGFVYSIEKSNDSELKNCTNNPDIFKKYYSSQSGKQQKMRSFIERTDRRLRKSKRVVYPNRTTQICENTKNIYKSEKSKTLKRPSLDEKNDKNVLLNMEKIGKKHEQNNVFKDTYDDNISERTSNKDNHFLIPVKGNMADDNLNAKKSSLESCEKVDAVIDIAADRSFSQWESMDSDKRRKQKQKGKKSKNESKIKSKIIREGKIKSERKRKSECESEIEGDERNNQSEENSMNFLKREEEPQDANDQSSYRNTHSDNSYHNKSVRSQNSHNNQHIMHDNPSYLKENGERKYYRHLSDNSYSNNRSMDNFQSKGIMKPNINKHQLDKSKKGENATNKSFDVTKQICEEKELHKLNKVQAEHLTEKDVKTNIMNLFKTLFKEDKNKNRTIHAKNEIIDPDMYNCNVLTCNYSIVKNIFSADVKNNKKKNHVLSVQTEYTKAIERDRENGNEQELKKVQMEKNNPKKNKIQRNDHDQNCKYIRSNEGNCAHKNSTGKQNENYCESYHDCGSNDDSEKRDKHLELITHEGGADEFDDNSIRLKDKLIHKNMSLPEGREFYNTPHYNNESYEDEMTLNKSVVFSKTKSSLNISTNNCSSFYNSRSFYSSHYPYNRSSNSNNNNIGVKKSTTFSTNYSQKSANNELKNTNKSNQNNKYGRRSAIRQHEILDKIMELDISNQKRKNKKKNKKKESTSSTRKIYFTSKNRKKYTSFLLENPKIKQLLMYLPKFFGKIFRVLKKVFFDLKKKKILMQNATWKNKIFIPERDSLGLFKNTSFEKWYVSWMDEFNKNIISKTYYIHIYLIIYIITLDFITAYKLHSNQMIISPLRHLSYFTYFFLKSLLNILIYIFYIMLTFKIKKYNCYDIRKYYFSTLFLCIAKLFISSLDIYVAITSLDYFTSPYYIYIYIHMLIIQTSILLIVRYPTQYLLFFMYVVCFTSLYWGFSIHKSFMEFIFIIACTSITIVYSYILSSRTLEINRRILFSKYELPYLLYLKEIVYCLNKSQSKKHM from the coding sequence atggaaAACTCAGCTAGACATTCAGTGGATATAAAATCCGAAGACTTTGTTGTTTTGATTGCTCTTCAAAACTTACAAACATTTATAATGATAGGGTATACAGCTGTTAATAAAGTTCATTTGaattttgatttttcatatttatggGCCCTATGTGTTGGAaccatattatttatatattcgcTAATTAGTTTTGTGATAATTAGaacatttgttttttcaaaattagaCATAGGAAAATATGTTTTAGAATTGTTATTTTGTGTAAGTATAATTGTCACTTGCTCATTATCTATAATTATAgattcatttaaaattgCAAACAtgcaattattatttttttcctttgccTTAACCGGGTGTGCATATTATAACTTAATAAcgttgtttttttttagtgtATCTATTGGAATATTAattcaatataatttaaatatagatGGATTTGATTTAgatataaattctttattttttaccgACTTGTTCTCTTATATTTTGCAAATTATTGGtggtaatattttatattttcgcATGTATGATTTATGTTATCTCATagttttatcaaaaaaaaatccatGCAAATATGTAGTTGCCTCAAAAGAAGTGAAACAGttagaaaaacaaattttcaCATCTTTACTCAATtcttatatgtgtataaagCCGAAAACATCTTCAGATCTAATGTGTACcaattactttttaaataaggaaaattcCTCTATTATTGATGGTGATATGAAAGTGAAACCTAATCGTTCTATTACATATttagataaattaaataaaaagaaaacattgTTAACATCTACCTATAACAATAGTGgtatttataataacaataataatagtaatattaataacattagGAGTTTATCCAATTTTGGTGGTAACAAACGAACTAATTCTtacgtaaaaaaatttaaattgtcAAATACATTATCCCTCAAGCGAAATACTTACCTTAATCGTAATAATAACGGTTTTGTGTATTCGATTGAAAAGTCTAATGATTccgaattaaaaaattgcacTAACAATCCAgatattttcaaaaagtaCTATTCTTCACAATCAGGGAAGCAACAAAAAATGCGAAGCTTTATAGAACGAACAGATCGCCGTTTAAGAAAATCAAAAAGAGTAGTGTATCCAAACCGTACAACTCAGATATGtgaaaatacgaaaaatatatacaaatcaGAAAAATCGAAAACACTAAAAAGACCATCGttagatgaaaaaaatgataaaaatgttcTATTAAACATGGAAAAGATAGGAAAGAAACATGAACAAAACAATGTGTTCAAAGATACGTATGATGATAATATATCGGAACGAACGAGCAATAAAgataatcattttttaataccgGTTAAGGGGAATATGGCTGATGATAActtaaatgcaaaaaaaagttCTTTGGAAAGCTGTGAAAAAGTCGATGCCGTAATTGACATCGCAGCTGATCGAAGTTTTTCCCAATGGGAGAGCATGGACAGTGACAAAAggagaaaacaaaaacaaaaaggaaaaaaaagtaaaaatgaaagtaaaataaaaagtaaaattataagagAAGGCAAGATTAAAAGTGAACGTAAACGGAAAAGCGAATGTGAGAGTGAAATTGAAGGTGATGAACGAAATAACCAAAGTGAGGAAAACAGCATGAACTTCCTCAAGAGAGAAGAGGAACCGCAGGATGCAAACGACCAAAGTAGCTACCGCAATACACATTCTGATAATTCGTATCATAATAAGAGTGTACGTTCGCAAAATTCACATAACAACCAGCATATCATGCATGATAATCCTAGTTATTTAAAAGAGAATGGAGAACGTAAATATTATAGACACCTGAGTGATAACTCTTACTCAAATAATCGTTCTATGGACAATTTTCAATCAAAGGGAATAATGAAACCAAACATCAATAAACATCAACTAgataaaagcaaaaaaggggaaaatgCTACTAATAAATCATTCGATGTTACCAAACAAATATGTGAAGAAAAGGAGCTACATAAATTGAATAAAGTCCAAGCAGAGCACTTAACAGAAAAAGATGTTAAGACAAATATTATGAACTTATTCAAAACTCTATTCAAAGAagacaaaaacaaaaacagaACGATACATGCGAAGAATGAAATAATTGATCCTGATATGTACAATTGCAACGTATTGACATGCAACTATagtatagtaaaaaatatttttagtgctgatgttaaaaataataaaaaaaaaaatcatgtTCTTTCAGTACAAACAGAATATACAAAAGCAATCGAAAGGGATAGGGAAAATGGTAACGAACAGGAATTAAAAAAGGTtcaaatggaaaaaaataatcctaaaaaaaataaaattcaacGAAATGACCATGATCAAAATTGCAAATATATACGAAGCAATGAGGGGAATTGTGCTCATAAGAATTCCACaggaaaacaaaatgaaaattactGTGAAAGCTACCATGATTGTGGAAGCAACGACGACAGTGAGAAAAGAGACAAACACTTAGAATTAATAACGCATGAAGGAGGCGCTGATGAATTTGATGATAATTCCATCAGATTAAAGGACAAATTAATACACAAAAATATGAGCCTACCGGAAGGACGtgaattttataatacaCCTCACTACAACAATGAGTCATATGAAGATGAGATGACCTTAAATAAAAGTGTAGTTTTTTCTAAAACTAAGAGCTCCTTAAATATAAGCACAAACAACTGTAGTAGCTTCTACAATAGTCGTAGCTTTTACAGTAGTCATTATCCATACAACAGAAgtagtaacagtaataataataatattggcGTCAAGAAGTCAACAACTTTTAGTACCAACTATTCACAAAAAAGCGCAAATAACGAATTAAAGAATACCAATAAAAGCAAccagaataataaatatggaaGAAGAAGCGCGATCAGACAACATGAAATATTAGATAAAATTATGGAGCTTGATATTAGCAaccaaaaaagaaaaaataaaaagaaaaataaaaaaaaagaatcaaCCTCATCAACaaggaaaatttatttcacatcaaaaaacagaaaaaaatatacatcgTTTCTTCTTGAAAATCCAAAAATCAAACAGTTACTTATGTACCTTCCAAAATTTTTTGGTAAGATATTTCGTGTGttgaaaaaagtattttttgatttaaaaaaaaaaaaaattttgatgcAAAATGCTActtggaaaaataaaatattcataccTGAAAGAGACTCATTaggtttatttaaaaatacatctTTCGAAAAATGGTACGTATCTTGGATGGACGAATTCAACAAAAATATCATTTCCAAGACTTACTATATACACatctatttaattatatacataatcaCATTAGATTTTATTACAGCATACAAATTACATAGTAATCAAATGATAATTAGCCCATTAAGACATCTTAgctattttacttatttttttctaaaatctCTTCTaaacatacttatatatatcttttacaTCATGTTAAcctttaaaataaagaagtatAATTGTTATGATATCAgaaagtattatttttcaacCCTCTTCTTATGTATAGCAAAGTTATTCATTTCTTCACTTGACATATATGTAGCTATTACCTCCTTGGATTATTTTACAAGTCCttattatatctatatctacaTTCACATGTTAATAATCCAAACATCcatattattaatagttAGGTACCCAACACagtatttgttattttttatgtatgttgTTTGCTTTACTTCCTTATATTGGGGTTTCTCAATACATAAGTCTTTTAtggaatttattttcattatcgCATGTACCTCTATTACGATTGTATACTCTTATATATTAAGCTCAAGAACACTGGAAATTAACAGAAGAATACTATTTTCGAAGTATGAACTCCCTTACCTCCTGTACTTGAAGGAAATTGTGtattgtttaaataaaagtcAGAGCAAGAAACATATGTAA